The following are encoded in a window of Thunnus albacares chromosome 17, fThuAlb1.1, whole genome shotgun sequence genomic DNA:
- the arhgap23a gene encoding rho GTPase-activating protein 23 isoform X5, translated as MGQNQLDNWSRWAGSSSPSSPLDNRSAVGSPASWQEGRAGEPGGVGHSSPAHRTEEIQYGMTSQQPQGQTRGRSYSSSSSSGGPLSSPLQVHYPNHHAASSSQAQPRKSSSAWTSPPLPQLSHGRSERCQQALSDWYYSQLPERSGRSMQTRHRSYSQDRLSETRRQQQRAGWPHSASQDTLLLLQQSGPGPQGDPYWSYGDWEGGPGRGHPASNYTRTRSENLLAQYDRHGRSLEMLDRAAAGLVSPRFERPSWHQQAPQPPPRTDAYSRQGSHYGASQAPPMSRHSQSHSKHHPQTHTQSHSQPQQAAPQSRRLPPGQSMDDQPVGYRSYSPSFYRKTGRIMQQAHSFRDPSYSGPHLNWNPAPKTSPPEGTPAPLSSSTASPLASTTPESQDRAYRPTNHERERGSVEGQSEVLAQTQEVVMRQKPPTGRRNAHGMRHPHYALPMDGLEPSLFSPDPQDSAPTLGSSGDRAPHKTNGNLAPLPIEDDSLASIPYIDEPTSPGADLRARHVPASSVVSSGMSSAPAVVTSPASPTFTFPLTRLFSHDCSSIKSSRRSSYLLAITTERSKSCDEGLNTFREEGRVFSRLPKRVKSFFTDGSLDNIGTAEEVRSKRHSTSELGNITYSDVRREGWLHFKQILTEKGKKVGSGMRPWKRVFSVLRSHSLFLYKDKREAVLRGATIGGGAEDEQPISIRGCLVDIAYSETKRKHALRLTTQDFCEYLLQAEDREDMLDWIKVIRENSKTDNEELGFSRQALINKKLNDYRKQSPTGSKPDSSPRMPRMKPPFLLAKTENAAGAPRSPKPDGKDESSPPKSPWGINIMKKTKKAGPKAFGVRLEECQPGANNKFIPMIVEICCGLVEEMGLEYTGIYRVPGNNAMVSMLQDQLNKGVDINPAEEKWQDLNVVSSLLKSFFRKLPEPLFTNDKYNDFIDANRMESASDRLKTMKKLIRDLPDYYYHTLKFLVCHLKTVADNSDKNKMEPRNLALVFGPTLVRTSEDNMKDMVTHMPDRYKIVETLIQHYIWFFNEEPDKDEKTPVDTEDVQPAPNIDHLLSNIGRTALLGEASDSTNSDSAKSKGSWGSKKDLTAKDFLTLSIMSAVTGRKRRKRHNGRRVGSSTDDDSEHEPIKAGHLGAEEEEEAESPVGDTAPRAEGEEDDDEEEEEEEEEEDEEVVESRVKEEVEEEVVAVIPSRSCCKEEEEAGGSQAAMLLQEEEARAEVKGPPWRAPEDARSIVSGYSTLSTLGRSLGSEGRGDDADDEHSELVSETDNESGFASRSLTQERPDKHPPIPVNTQPPAAPRSFLYTHYKPPVLSPTNLLAPPTPLTHTPDSAERSEGGARSTTPSSSSFSSSSTTHRLHSRPSFNSHKLIQCDTLARKKLKGEKAKARSLDLLELSETAAQGDRAGPEDAPRARRETSRTNPSSGSSQESLRLSRPKPALPPSEAASFTPTGPGGRSLAEQVRARLLGSADDLRSVGLRKPLSPETRRKRRAWRRHTVVASPTEASEKRPPMTVNDFPLSPNTQNQVKTPGLPRDADGHEQGPATHQAPTSRFHQYL; from the exons ATGGGCCAGAATCAGCTGGATAACTGGAGTCGCTGGGCAGGTTCTTCCAGTCCTTCTTCACCTTTGGACAACCGCTCTGCAGTGGGCAGCCCAGCCAGCTGGCAGGAGGGGCGGGCAGGAGAGCCAGGTGGTGTGGGTCACAGCAGCCCTGCCCACCGCACAGAGGAGATCCAGTACGGTATGACCAGCCAGCAGCCTCAGGGCCAGACCAGGGGGCGCTCCTActcttcctcttcctcgtcAGGAGGCCCTTTGTCCAGCCCGCTGCAAGTCCACTACCCCAACCACCATGCTGCCAGCTCCTCACAGGCCCAGCCACGCAAGTCCAGCTCTGCCTGGACCAGTCCCCCCCTGCCCCAGCTCAGCCACGGCCGCAGTGAGCGCTGCCAGCAGGCCCTCTCTGACTGGTACTACAGCCAGCTGCCTGAGCGCTCAGGACGCAGCATGCAGACCCGCCACCGCAGCTACTCTCAGGACCGGCTCAGTGAGACAaggaggcagcagcagcgggcAGGCTGGCCACACAGCGCCTCACAGGACACCCTGCTGTTACTACAGCAGTCAGGACCAGGGCCACAAGGAGATCCCTACTGGTCATATGGAGACTGGGAAGGGGGCCCAGGTAGGGGCCATCCTGCCTCTAACTATACCCGAACTCGCTCTGAAAACCTGCTGGCCCAGTACGATCGCCACGGCCGCTCATTAGAGATGCTGGACCGAGCAGCAGCTGGACTGGTCTCGCCTCGGTTTGAGAGGCCCTCATGGCACCAGCAGGCTCCCCAGCCACCCCCCAGAACTGACGCCTACTCGAGGCAGGGGAGCCATTACGGTGCTTCACAAGCTCCTCCGATGTCCCGACACTCACAGTCACATTCTAAACACCACCCCCAGACCCACACCCAGTCCCACTCCCAGCCCCAGCAGGCCGCCCCTCAGAGCAGGCGACTTCCTCCCGGGCAAAGCATGGACGACCAGCCGGTGGGCTACCGCAGCTACAGCCCGTCTTTTTACCGTAAGACGGGCCGCATCATGCAGCAAGCACACTCTTTCAGGGACCCTTCGTATTCTGGCCCCCACTTGAACTGGAACCCAGCCCCTAAAACCAGCCCACCAGAGGGCACCCCAGCACCTCTCAGCTCCTCGACCGCATCCCCGCTGGCCTCCACCACACCCGAATCCCAGGACAGAGCGTACAGGCCTACGAACCACGAGAGGGAACGGGGGTCAGTGGAGGGGCAGTCAGAGGTGTTGGCACAGACCCAGGAAGTGGTAATGAGACAGAAACCTCCCACCGGGCGGAGGAACGCCCATGGCATGCGTCATCCCCACTATGCCTTGCCCATGGACGGGCTAGAACCCTCATTGTTTTCCCCAGATCCCCAGGACTCAGCCCCCACCCTGGGCTCCTCAGGAGACAGAGCCCCACATAAAACAAACGGCAACCTCGCCCCCCTCCCTATAGAGGATGACTCCCTGGCCTCCATCCCCTACATAG ATGAGCCGACCAGCCCCGGCGCTGATTTGCGTGCCCGCCATGTGCCGGCGTCCTCCGTGGTGTCCAGCGGCATGAGTTCGGCGCCTGCCGTGGTCACCAGCCCCGCCTCCCCCACCTTCACCTTCCCCCTCACTAGGCTCTTCTCACACGACTGCA GCAGTATTAAATCCAGTCGCCGTTCCTCCTATCTTCTAGCCATCACCACAGAGCGCTCCAAGTCATGTGACGAAGGACTCAACACGTTCAGAGAGGAAGGGCGAGTCTTCTC GAGGCTACCAAAGAGAGTGAAGAGTTTCTTCACAGATGGG tctctGGACAACATTGGGACAGCAGAGGAGGTTCGCTCCAAACGCCACTCCACCTCAGAGCTGGGAAACATCACTTACAGCGACGTACGGCGAGAAGGATGGCTGCACTTCAAGCAAATCCTCACAGAAAAGGGCAAG AAGGTGGGCAGCGGCATGCGTCCATGGAAGCGAGTCTTTTCAGTGCTTCGCTCCCATTCACTGTTCCTCTACAAGGACAAGAGGGAGGCGGTGCTTCGAGGGGCCACCATCGGAGGGGGGGCTGAGGACGAGCAGCCGATCAGCATCCGGGGCTGCCTGGTGGACATTGCTTACAGTGAGACCAAGCGCAAGCACGCCCTGCGGCTGACCACCCAGGACTTCTGTGAGTACCTGCTGCAGGCGGAGGACCGGGAGGACATGCTGGACTGGATAAAGGTCATCAGGGAGAACAGCAAGACGGACAACGAG GAGCTCGGCTTTTCCAGACAGGCACTCATAAATAAGAAGCTGAATGATTACAGGAAACAAAG TCCAACAGGTAGTAAGCCCGACTCCTCTCCCAGGATGCCCCGCATGAAGCCTCCCTTCCTGCTCGCCAAGACAGAGAACGCTGCCGGAGCGCCGCGCTCCCCCAAACCAGACGGCAAAG ATGAGAGCAGCCCTCCAAAGTCTCCGTGGGGAATTAACATcatgaagaagacaaagaaagccGGGCCTAAAGCTTTCGGTGTGAGGTTGGAGGAATGTCAACCGGGTGCTAATAATAAG TTCATCCCGATGATCGTGGAGATCTGCTGTGGTCTGGTGGAGGAGATGGGTCTGGAATACACCGGGATCTACCGGGTGCCAGGGAACAACGCCATGGTGTCGATGCTTCAGGACCAGCTCAACAAGGGAGTCGACATCAACCCTGCAGAGGAG AAATGGCAGGACCTCAACGTTGTCAGCAGCTTACTCAAATCCTTTTTCCGGAAACTTCCAGAGCCGCTTTTCACCAACG ACAAATACAACGACTTCATTGACGCCAATCGGATGGAAAGTGCATCAGACAGACTAAAGACTATGAAGAAACTG ATTCGAGACCTTCCAGATTATTATTACCACACTCTGAAGTTCTTGGTTTGTCACCTGAAGACTGTAGCAGATAACTCAGATAAAAacaag ATGGAGCCTCGTAACCTGGCTCTGGTGTTTGGGCCGACTTTGGTTCGGACGTCCGAAGACAACATGAAAGACATGGTCACACACATGCCCGACCGCTACAAGATAGTAGAAACGCTAATCCAACAT TACATCTGGTTTTTCAATGAAGAGCCAGACAAGGATGAAAAG ACGCCGGTGGACACGGAGGATGTGCAGCCCGCCCCCAACATCGACCACCTGCTGTCCAACATCGGCAGGACCGCTCTGCTCGGGGAGGCCTCAG ACTCAACCAACAGTGACTCAGCGAAATCAAAG ggGTCATGGGGGTCAAAGAAAGACCTCACAGCGAAGGACTTCCTGACTCTGTCCATCATGTCAGCTGTGACGGGCCGCAAACGTAGGAAACGCCATAATGGCCGCCGTGTGGGCAGCAGCACCGACGACGACTCAGAGCACGAGCCAATCAAAGCCGGACATCTaggggcagaggaggaagaggaggcagagtCACCTGTAGGAGACACTGCTCCTcgagcagagggagaggaggatgacgatgaagaagaagaagaggaagaggaggaggaagatgaggaagtTGTAGAAAGCCGAGTgaaagaggaggtagaagaagaggtgGTGGCGGTTATTCCCAGTCGGTCATGCtgtaaagaggaagaggaggcaggaGGAAGTCAGGCAGCCATGCTGCTGCAAGAGGAGGAGGCGCGGGCGGAGGTGAAGGGGCCGCCGTGGCGAGCTCCGGAGGATGCACGCTCTATCGTTTCTGGTTACTCCACCCTCTCCACGTTGGGGCGGAGCCTGGGGTCAGAGGGGAGGGGGGACGACGCCGATGACGAGCACAGCGAGCTGGTGAGCGAGACGGACAATGAGAGCGGCTTCGCCTCACGCTCCCTCACTCAGGAAAGACCCGACAAACACCCACCGATACCTGTGAACACACAACCGCCAGCAGCCCCGCGCAGCTTTCTCTACACACACTACAAACCCCCCGTTCTCTCACCCACGAACCTCCTCGCCCCGCCCacacccctcacacacacaccagactcaGCGGAGAGGAGTGAAGGAGGGGCGCGATCCACCACGCCCTCGtcatcctccttctcctcctcctccactacTCACAGACTGCACTCGCGGCCTTCCTTCAACTCCCACAAGCTGATCCAGTGTGACACTCTGGCCAGGAAGAAGCTGAAGGGGGAGAAGGCCAAGGCTCGCTCCCTGGACCTGTTGGAGCTGTCTGAGACCGCGGCTCAGGGAGACAGGGCCGGGCCGGAGGACGCACCCAGAGCGAGGAGGGAGACCTCCAGAACCAACCCCTCCTCAGGCAGCAGCCAGGAGAGTCTTCGTCTGTCCCGGCCCAAGCCAGCCCTGCCTCCCAGCGAGGCCGCCTCCTTCACCCCGACCGGCCCGGGCGGCAGGTCTTTGGCGGAGCAGGTCCGCGCCCGACTGCTGGGCTCGGCCGACGACCTGCGCAGCGTGGGACTGAGAAAACCGCTGTCGCCCGAGACGCGGAGGAAGAGACGTGCCTGGCGCAGACACACCGTGGTGGCCTCCCCGACTGAGGCGTCCGAAAAGAGACCCCCAATGACTGTCAATGACTTCCCCCTTTCTCCCAACACTCAAAACCAGGTCAAAACACCAGGGCTGCCTCGGGATGCGGACGGGCACGAACAAGGACCGGCTACGCACCAAGCACCCACCTCAAGATTTCACCAGTACCTGTGA